CTTTCCACGTACTATATATTCAAATCAGCCCACACTCCATCCTCATGACAAATGTCTGTTTCTAAGCAATTCCACTAGCTTTTAGACTTCCCCGCTTAACTTCAAATAGTTATAGTTATGAAACTCTTCGTGCTAGCCAACCTTTCAATCTTAGTCTTTTGGTTTGGAGGTACGACGTCGTACTcaaactctctcactctcactctcttcctcctctCATTCTTCTACCGTTTCCTTGTCTCTCTATGCCACTGCCTTGTCCCCGGAGGTTTTGCATGGTCATGTTACAGTCATACCCAAAATTCTCAAAACGGTTCCAGCCTCCGGGGACCAGCTGGGTGGCCTATACTAGGATTCCTACCCCATCATATGGGTTCTCTTGCCCACCAAAAACTCTCCACTATGGCAACTTCACTCAAGGCAACAAGGCTCATGGCATTCAGCTTAGGCACTACTCGTGTCATCATCAGCAGCCATCCTGACACTGCTAGGCAAATCCTAGGAGGCTCGTCATTTTCCGACCGTCCGATCAAGCAATCAGCTAAGTTGCTAATGTTTGAGCGTGCCATAGGGTTTGCTCCTTCAGGAACGTATTGGCGCCACCTGCGCAGGATAGCAGCTGTCCATATGTTTTCACCAAAGAGAATCGGAGGCCTAGAAACCGTAAGGCAAAAAGTGGCCGATGAAATGGTGGTGACAATTTGGGATGAGATGAAGGAAAATAGGGTTGTGGGATTAAAAGCAATATTGCAAAAGGGTTCTTTGGATAACATAATCCAGAGTGTTTTTGGCACTAGTTATTTAGGTTTAGAGAAGGAGGTGAGTACTAATCTAACGTTAATGTTGCTAGTTAAACAAGGGTACGACTTGATTTCTAGGTTTAATTTGGAGGATTATTTTCCCTTGAGGTTTTTGGACTTTTATGGTGTGAAGAGGAAGTGTCACAAATTGGCGGCTGAGGTGAAGTGTGTGGTGGGGCAAATTGTGAGGGAAAGAAAAAGAGCAGGAGATTTCGGTGGCGGCAGTGACTTTCTCAGTGCCTTGCTAGCTTTGCCGGAAGAAGATAAACTAAATGATTCAGACACGGTGGCTGTTTTGTGGGTGAGCcataaaaaatctctcaaacTTTAAATTGTTCTTGATATAATTCACTATATTTGctcaatatatatgtatatgtatatgtatatatatatatatatatatatgtcattttatataTTGTTGCATGCATCATATAATATTGATCACATCTTTAATAAACGTACAGATTCATAAAACCAGATATATATTGCTTCGATAACAAATGTGATTAACATTTCGTATAAGATTTTTATATGACCCTTACATACGTGAATAACTGCCAATTATTAATTCACATATACTAGAACTTATCAACTTACAAATTAACGATCATCTATATGTATGTGAATAATTGTTGTTAAGTTTATTATAGTTCGTTTGACAGATCAATAATTATGGGGGATATTTTTCCCTATAGGTCCCAGGACTTTATAAAAGTGACAATCCAAAATCCTGCTGCAAAAGCTATCTAGAGTCATGATTGAATAACACCATACCCTAGCTGCTAACTTGGCATTTGACCATAAGATTCTAAATTATAATATGGTTCCATTTAGAGTCGGTTTTTCTTGAATGTATATTTGAACTCAATTTCAACACGTATTTAagtattaaatttgatttagcAGTCTTTTATCACTCTTTTTAAATCATTGAATCAAATACCATTGTCAAATATATCAACGCTAAATGCTTCAAAGTAATCAAGAAGATTGATTTAGACTCCGTCATCATTAAGTTAAAATTAGAAATTGCCACAATAAGATGATGGAGAACCTTTCACATGCTATTTTTGTTCTTGGGGATTAATTATTGATATTTTTATCCATTATCCACTAGGACTAAATCATACTCCGTACGAATTTTATCTAAGTTTGGCCTATATTATGGCGATCTATATTATTAAATATCTCTTTTATGCTATCCACGTTGATCTCTTTCCTGTTTACCATATTTTTCATGGGACTTTAAGATTCTTGGTGGAACATGCACATTGCACTAATTTAGATTAAATTAACATATATACTAAGATTTGTTTCCCTAATAATTTTGATCTCCTAGCTCCTAGTACAACCATAAGATTTTCTGTGCTTAAATTAACCAAGCCTTTTTGTCTTTTGGTTTTGTGACATTATCCAGGAAATGATATTTCGAGGGACAGACACGGTTGCAATACTTCTGGAGTGGATTATGGCAAGGATGGTCTTACACCAAGACATCCAAGCCAAAGCACAACAAGAACTTGACACACACGTGGGGAACAATAGGCACGTGCGAGACTCCGACCTTCCAAACCTGTCTTATCTACAAGCCATAGTCAAGGAAGTTCTCCGAATGCACCCTCCGGGCCCATTGCTGTCATGGGCCCGTCTTGCGGTCCATGATGTCCATGTGGACAAGGTCTTTATCCCAGCTGGCACAACTGCGATGGTCAATATGTGGGCCATAACCCACGACCCATCCATCTGGAAGGACCCGATGGTGTTTAGGCCTGAGAGGTTCATCGAGGAGGATGTGTTAATAATGGGCTCGGACCTCAAGCTCGCACCATTTGGATCTGGTCGGAGAGTATGCCCAGGCAAAGCGTTGGGTTTAGCTACCGTGCATTTGTGGCTTGCTAGGCTTTTGCACCAATTCAAATGGTTACCGACGGAGCCTGTAGACCTTTCAGAGTGTTTGAGGCTCTCTCTCGAAATGAAGAAACCACTCACATGCCGTGTTGTCCCACGCAATGCATTATGAGTTAATGAAGCTCGCTAAGCTAGTGTAATGAATAATTAGGGGAAATATAATGCAGTGCACTGATTGAAAATTGTGCAATGGTGTGAGTAGTGATCGAAGTAGCTAGGGCGTGGTTTGCATAATGTATCTGAGGCCAGGAAAATGGGGTTAGGAAAGGACACTCCAAACCTCTACATAAAAATGTATGTAAGGAACCTTTGGCTCATGAACACTGTAAAATATTGTTTTGACTATTTTATAAAAGCTAGTGGTTTGAACTTTTGCATGAATGTTCAACGTCTTACTTTATTACTGCCAATATATTCACGGTCCTTTATAAACCATATGATGTGACTCAATATAAAATAAGCTcgttaataaaataattaagtaataatttaattattaacatTCACATTATGTAGTTTATAAATATGGTTAAATATATGGTTTTTCTAGTATTATTTTTAATAGTTTATTAATTTATTGACTaattaataacttatttgtgacaacccatccctaattttacaattttataaggGAACATTcgataaaattagggacgggttgtcacatatTAATTTATCAAAGTATTCAGTATTTCCCTAAGTATAATAATCGTACTTAGCTTCTCGTTTTATTTCATTGTTTCCCCAAGTCTAATAATCATACTTAGCTTCTCGTTTTATAAACTGACAATTCTATGTATTTTTTTAACCAAGTAAAATTCATGAATCAACTTATTTTACCCCAAGATAGTTTGTACATTGCTTAAAGTActacattattttattttatgaacatttaactAAACAAAAACCCtatttaaataaacaaaacaacacATCATAtggttctaaaaaacgttaggcgCTACTCGGACGGCGAGcaggggcctagcgcctaggcagacTAGGCAAATTTAgacttattatatattatatgactATAATTACTTATTTTATTGATATAATATGATAGTCTAAGAAAAAAAAGccattatttaaataattcatataacattttttaacatttatatataacatatatatatataaatttatttatatCTCCAACTTTTTAAAAGAGAACAAAACCATGCAGTGTGCCAGTAGCCAGTAGGtggtttcaaaataaaaaatcggGTTCCACTCCACCTCTCTCACATTCCCAAAGGTGGAGCCCAGATCAAAACCACATTTTGACCCATTGGAAAGTGAAAACACTATTCCCATTAAACcctttcatttcttcttcttcattagcTATTTCAGAAGCTCAAAACTAAATCTGCAACTCGTGCCGACGAGGCTCTGTATCTCTCCCTCTATTCGTACTCTCTCTTCCCTATCTACTCATAGACGGCAAGCTTCAGAAGCTCATCGAGGCTAAGCTTCTACGTACGACATCGGAAGTTGCAGATTTGTTGCGAGAGTTGCAGTGAGTTTGGGATTTGTAGTCGCCTTGACTGCAGCATAGCACCGCCTAGACCGTCTAGAACGCCTAACAAGCACCTATGCCGATTTTTAAAACACTTATAAACAATGATTTCTCATCTCAAAGGTGTAAAGAAATCAGGAAactattaatttatatatttcgTGGACCTATACAAATTTTTTGTAATGTATTATCTTTTAAATATAGCGATTATTAATTTAACAGTTATTCTTAAGTTGAGATCGGctcaaaatgttatttaactgatgatattaaattatcGAGATTCTACTGTATACCACTAAATAACTAGATATGTTACAACTTTCAACCAAAGTAAAAGAGATAAACCGAATCTTGGTTTTTAAAGATTAAATATGATTAACAATCACACATTGACCACATACAAGTCAAAGCCGCCATAACCACTAAACATTGTCAAATTAATTGAGCCCGAGTAGGTAAGTAATCCACATGTGGATGATACGATCTAAACTGTAAAGCATGCATGGCTTTGGTTCAGTAGTCTAGCCTTTTATTTTAACTcgaattaattataattaacccTTTATATGacaattaattagtatgaaaagTAGATCGCGAATCCTTACTTTCACATTATTATATCTCACAAAAACTTAAAGTTGAATAACTAATTAAAGCCTCCACTTAATTAAATATCAtccataattatttatttgtttaaacaaatgatattatatatCTACATTAAAAGGGAAGGGGTtgacttaacctcacaatgaactagcaataatgtggttcaaattcgttttttgcgaaaatcgaacctaagacctcacacttacaaatgaagaagagtatcactaaactgtagtactaagtgacatgtAATTAATCtttatctttaatgctttgatttttttccaaaaaaacatTTGTAAGGTAACTCGATTAGAAGGTAAATTAATTAATCGAGCCACTTGCAAATGTTCTTTTGGcgtaaattgttttcaagaacaGATTAACATCAAAATCGTTTTCAAAACAGTTTATAGTGGAGTGAAGAAAGAGTCTTTAAAATCCATCAACTTAAAAGGAAGGCACAGCTAAGTGATGAGTTTTTGAGTTGTGGTTGTAGCAAATTATTGTcccaccaagatctgcaccaTCCCATTCTTAATTTGGTGTGACTAATTATATTGCACAACAACATAGACCATATATATTTACCGAACGTGCTCATTTTGCTTGTCCTTATCAATTGCATTTGGAAAACAAACCATGTTCCTGGTGACATGGATGAAATTCTCACATTTATATATGGCTTATTTTTAGCTTTGGTCTCTGGAACTTGATTTTTATTTCACTTTACTCCTTGTAACTTAAAAGTTGTCAATTTACTTcctgaaactcaaaatttgttCCACTTTGTTCTCTAGAACTCGATTTTGTTCCCATTTTGCCTACTGAAACTTGAAAATCGTCTatgtaaaactcaaaattcgcttCACATGCCTTAGAtctgttaatttcttatgtggGTTTGATTTGGATGCGCCATGctaatcaatttcttttttttatctttttcaactcttcaatttcttttaaacttaatattctATGATTGTTGAATGTTAACTCATAATGGAGATTTATACTCAAAGTTATTGCACATGTGGCATAGTCTTATTGGTTGTTGGGTCTCACATATGTTTCAGAAGGCGACCTATAAGTTTTAGGGAGTAGAGAGAGTCCACAAGTCAAAGTGAAACGATTTGAGTTTCATGAATAAAAATATAACTTTTGAGTTACATGGGCAAAGTAAGATCAAAATGGAGCTTCAAGAAACATAGTTAAAAATaagccattatatatatatatatatatatatatatatatatatatatatatatatatatatatatatattgagatttccaataatattattaaacaaacgtaTGTTGTTAATTAATCATGTgtaaaattaatgtaaaaagtcTCCCGTCGAAAGCATGATAGAATAAAATATAACTTATAGCGAATGTTTCGATTTTCTAATTGCACTCaagttttttgtgataaaaaacaTCATACATGTGTTTGGTTAGCATGTGATTAAGTTGAGAACAACATTAATGTTTGACCAATTACTAGTTGGTCGTTGGACCTCCTCTATAAAATCTTGAGAATTATGACATCAGTTAAAATCATGCCTATGAATTTAATTATGGAAATAATGTTGTGCAAGGAAGACTAATTGTGGAATTTACAAAATtataaagaaatatatatatgtgtgtgtgtgtgtatctcaAATCTTAGCCCCAAAGGCATCTATTTTTGCTAATAATAAAGCCTTAATCTGCTTAATTTGTACGGATTGATTACTAAAGATTGAAAACCACTAGCTGATCACAACTAACAAGTCATTAGGCGTTTCCAAGTGGTATGCATTTAGTTGATGGATAGAGATGGATCATGAAGAGAATATTAATGTGGACCAACCCATATACCTTAAACTTGTACACAATGGCAAAGATATTTGAAGGCATGTCCTAAAGTTTAGGCTTTTTCAGATCCAAATCTTTAGCTTTTGTCCAAAGGCAAATCACTTTAACTCACCTTTGCTTCCCACATATATATTGCATGTATGACTTGAAATTGCCATGTTGATGCGCCACAAGTTCAATTGGGATCCCCCATGCATGTAATATTTGTTGAAgttcatatatttttctttttggttaagCTTCTTCTACATGTAGATATTGCTAAATTAGTTCAACGTTTGAAGGTGTTCCCAAATGTAGTTTTGAGTTATAATGACATATTATTTACTTTTTCATTGTCTTTTTATGGTTTGAAACACAAAGTACTTGTCCACGATCTTAAGCACTACAACTTATtttttatatgatttttagatAGTGAGAACGTCGATAAGGTCTTGAGTAGGGCTATCATATGAGGCAGCTTACTAATCACAAGAGGATGGGACTCAATGTCAGAGGTTCCACCCCGTGCGAGTGACTTGCCCTATGCCAACCATATTTTAAATACTCTCTTATTGATCCATCAATAAATGTAAATAAACTATATAAGACTATTGAACTCATAAGTAGGGGCATATCCACCTTGGGACAAAGTAGGTGATCAGTTGACCTTTTCAAGCTTAGAAATTCTCCATAAAAGATTAGGGTGCTACACTTTAAAAATTTGAGATGACCTTGCAAGTTGCCCTTCAATTGCTCGATGAATTACATCTATGGACACTAGGTTGGGTAGTTGCTACTCTCATGCTTTTGTATGCATTACTATGGCCATCTGTTGGAGGCTCACTCGGCATACGTTAGCATCTGTCGGCATTTTCGTTCAAAAGCTATTGACATCAATCGATATACTCGCTCGAAAGTTGTTGGCCGGCATCTACCAACAGGCGTGCATGACTTGGAAAACAATCTCAGGCCTACCAAGACTCAATAAAATACCAATTTACATGttattttgtccaaaaaagTTTACGCACCACACACACTATTCTTATTGATTCCCTAAATAAGATTTCCTAGATCTGTCACGTGTTTCATAAGTTTACTCAACATAGTTATATTCGTCAAGTTGATTTCCATTGTTTGTGCGTAAGGACTAACTAATTACGGATGTGTATATCTAAGGCAATCATCCATGCATGCGCGCATTACACCAGTAAAGTTTGAGTGTAAAGGAGCAAGTGGCTTATActcttaataaatatatatatatcagtatATTGGTTCGTTCCATGAAAGGAACTAATTAATAATTTGTGTCGAACAGATTACAGTTATGGATATTCATTAATTACAACGAGGCTTTTGTTAAGTTGTAATCAACAAGGTTTAGGAGTACCCTATTCGTCTCTTAATTGGATGATGATCACTTACTTGCAATTGTATTGTAGCATTTGACTGCGTACGTGGGGTTGTTTTTCGAGCATTAACAGAACAGAAAGACAACAATAATTG
The nucleotide sequence above comes from Malus sylvestris chromosome 16, drMalSylv7.2, whole genome shotgun sequence. Encoded proteins:
- the LOC126608029 gene encoding cytochrome P450 78A5-like, which codes for MKLFVLANLSILVFWFGGTTSYSNSLTLTLFLLSFFYRFLVSLCHCLVPGGFAWSCYSHTQNSQNGSSLRGPAGWPILGFLPHHMGSLAHQKLSTMATSLKATRLMAFSLGTTRVIISSHPDTARQILGGSSFSDRPIKQSAKLLMFERAIGFAPSGTYWRHLRRIAAVHMFSPKRIGGLETVRQKVADEMVVTIWDEMKENRVVGLKAILQKGSLDNIIQSVFGTSYLGLEKEVSTNLTLMLLVKQGYDLISRFNLEDYFPLRFLDFYGVKRKCHKLAAEVKCVVGQIVRERKRAGDFGGGSDFLSALLALPEEDKLNDSDTVAVLWEMIFRGTDTVAILLEWIMARMVLHQDIQAKAQQELDTHVGNNRHVRDSDLPNLSYLQAIVKEVLRMHPPGPLLSWARLAVHDVHVDKVFIPAGTTAMVNMWAITHDPSIWKDPMVFRPERFIEEDVLIMGSDLKLAPFGSGRRVCPGKALGLATVHLWLARLLHQFKWLPTEPVDLSECLRLSLEMKKPLTCRVVPRNAL